The Sporosarcina ureae genomic sequence CCTAAATCAATACCCAAACGGACGTCAGACAAACATTTTGCCGCTTCCGCTGATGGTAAAATCCGCGAATGAGTCAGTGTGCCAAGTGCTCTAAATAATCTATTCTCTAAGTGAACTTCTGACTTAGCCAATAATAATTCACGAGATTTCTTTTCATGCGCAATCAAACGCTTTGAAATACTCCCTAAGTCTTTCAGTATTTCCTCTTCTGATTTGCCAAGTGTAATTTGATTGGAAACTTGATAAATATTGCCTAGCGCTTCACTGCCCTCTCCGTAACTTCCACGTACGACCATTCCAAGCCTTGATATCGCAGGAATAATTCGCTCGATTTGCTTAGTGATAGTTAATGCAGGTAAATGCATCATGACAGAAGCGCGCATTCCTGTACCTGTGTTAGATGGACAACTTGTCAAATAGCCGAATGTTTCATCGAAGGCATAGTTCAAATTCACTTCCAGTTCGCTATCCACTTGATCAGCATGCTCATATGCCTGATCTATTTGAAAGCCTGGATAAATACATTGAATGCGAATATGATCTTCTTCATTCACCATAATACTGATCGTTTCATCTTCCGACAGCAAAACCGATCCATGTTTTTTAGGATTGATCAATTGCGGACTGACCAAGTGTTTCTCGACTAAAATTTGTCTTTCAAGTGGTGACAAATCTTTCATCGTGGTGCCTGTGAAGTGGTGATCCTGCATCGTCTCGACTGCTTGATTCAACGCTTGGCTTACACGGTTTGCATCTTCTTGTGAAGCATTTATAGGAAATAGATGATCTTGTAAATTACGAGCTAGCCGGATTCTTGTGGATAAGACAATGTCAGCATGCTCACCTTCCGCCACCATCCAACCTGTCAGTTCTTGTTTGAAGAATTTTTCAAATGACATGTTGATCATCACCCCCGTCGGACAGTTGCTGTTTCAACTGGTTCGCCTCATCCCGCAAAGTTGCCGCTTCTTCAAATCGTTCATTTTCTACAGCTTGCTGCATTTTCGTACGGATATCTTCTAGTTTTTTCTTTAAAGCAAAACGCTCATTAAGGGAAACCGGAATTTTTCCGCGGTGTTGGGTATGCCCATTATGCAATTTAGCAAACAACCTTGGTAGCTGTCCGCTGAATGCCACGTAACATGTAGCACAACCAAACTTTCCGATGTCAAGGAAACGATGGAAGGTCAAATCACAATTCGGACATTTCGGACCATCCGGTAATCTCTCATCGGCTTTTTGTTCTGAGAATAATTCTGATCCGCCCAACCAGTGTGCTAAAAATTGTTGAATTGATAACGGTTCCTGATCCGGACTGAATGAAAATGTTTGCGAGTAAAATGCACATTTATCACATAAATGGCGCTCAGTTTTATCATTTAAGGTTTCTTGTTTAAACACTACAGTAGCTGGTCGTTCTTTACAGTTTTCACAAAGCATTGAGATTCACCTCATTCTATCTCTTCATAAATTAATGTAACTAACATGGCGCGAAGAATACGCGAACGTAACGCATCCCGCTCAGGTAACATATAACGCAAAGTAGCACGGCCCACCGCAGCAAGCATCAGCTTAGCTTCACGTTCTGTAATGACTTCTTCTTCAATTAAACGGATGATGACATCTTCCGCCATAGTAGAAGACGCTTCACTCTCTAAAATCTCCAACGCTTGTTCAAGTAAATCCTTTCGGGAGTTGGTACGTACCCTGTAAATCCGGATATAGCCCCCGCCCCCTCGCTTAGACTCTACGGCGTAGCCTCTTTCGACTGTAAACCGGGTTTTGATTACGTAATTGATTTGTGATGGTACGCATTGGAATTTCTCGGCAATCTCATTTCTTTTGATTTCAATAGAAGCGCTATCTTCCTCTTCTATAATCGACTTCAAATATCCTTCTATAATGTCAGAAATATTACGCATCTCGTCACCTCATTTCGCTCGATCTTCTAGTTGACTTTGACTATCTTTGACTTGATTGTATCGCAGAAATTAGGTGGGATGCAATTCATTTGTTTATATGTATACCTTATTACGTCGAAAGAAAACCTATTGCTAGGTTGCCACAGTTAGCTAATGATTATTCAATTAGTCTTGAGACAAAAACATGGCGGAGAGGTTAGCACCGTTGTCCAACGTTCCAGACGGGTACTTTCTACTTATGGTGAACTACTGTAATCTTTCTATAGTGTATTCTAAACGAATAGTAAAAGACTGAAGAACAGATCCTTATAGTGGATTGTCTTCAGTCACAAAGTATACAAATAATTTTATTCATTTTATTTAAATAGTGATGGGTTCTTTGTTCAAAGGTTCCAAGTCAACTTCGAAGCCCATATCTTCAAGCATTTTTTGATCTTGATCGTTTTCTTGGCCGGCTGTTGTGAGGTAATCGCCGATAAAGATAGAGTTTGCAGCGTATAGGCCTAGTGGTTGTAGGCTTCTTAGATTAACTTCACGTCCACCTGAGATGCGGATTTCTTTGCTAGGATTAATGTAGCGGAACAGACACAGGACTTTTAAGCAGTAACGTGGCTCCAGTTCTGATGTCCCTTCTAATGGAGTTCCATCCACTGCATGCAGGAAGTTTACAGGTATTGAGTCTGCATCCAGTTCGTTTAGGCTGCGCGCCATAGAGATGATATCTTGCTTTGTTTCACGCATGCCGACGATGACACCTGAACATGGAGATATGCCTGCTTCTTTGGCAAGTCCTACAGTATTTACCCGATCATCGTATGTATGCGATGTAGTAATACTTTCGTGATGCTCTGCAGAAGTGTTCAAGTTGTGGTTGTAGCGGTCGACTCCCGCCTCTTTCAAACGAGTCGCTTGTCCTGGTTTCAAAATACCTAGACAAGCACATACCGTCATGCCTTTGTGTTTCTCTTTAATCTGTTTAA encodes the following:
- a CDS encoding protein arginine kinase, coding for MSFEKFFKQELTGWMVAEGEHADIVLSTRIRLARNLQDHLFPINASQEDANRVSQALNQAVETMQDHHFTGTTMKDLSPLERQILVEKHLVSPQLINPKKHGSVLLSEDETISIMVNEEDHIRIQCIYPGFQIDQAYEHADQVDSELEVNLNYAFDETFGYLTSCPSNTGTGMRASVMMHLPALTITKQIERIIPAISRLGMVVRGSYGEGSEALGNIYQVSNQITLGKSEEEILKDLGSISKRLIAHEKKSRELLLAKSEVHLENRLFRALGTLTHSRILPSAEAAKCLSDVRLGIDLGIIENIDMNILNELMIFMQPGFLQQYAETELTSDERDILRAQLFRDRLGVVRSATQKKDSDPL
- a CDS encoding UvrB/UvrC motif-containing protein; the protein is MLCENCKERPATVVFKQETLNDKTERHLCDKCAFYSQTFSFSPDQEPLSIQQFLAHWLGGSELFSEQKADERLPDGPKCPNCDLTFHRFLDIGKFGCATCYVAFSGQLPRLFAKLHNGHTQHRGKIPVSLNERFALKKKLEDIRTKMQQAVENERFEEAATLRDEANQLKQQLSDGGDDQHVI
- a CDS encoding CtsR family transcriptional regulator, translated to MRNISDIIEGYLKSIIEEEDSASIEIKRNEIAEKFQCVPSQINYVIKTRFTVERGYAVESKRGGGGYIRIYRVRTNSRKDLLEQALEILESEASSTMAEDVIIRLIEEEVITEREAKLMLAAVGRATLRYMLPERDALRSRILRAMLVTLIYEEIE
- the bioB gene encoding biotin synthase BioB, translated to MNYQRLATQVLEGYVLTDEESLAILNSPDEDLLLLLHATYSIRSHYFGNKVKLNMIINTKSGLCPENCGYCAQSIISKAPVEKYAMMKSEEILEGAERAAANKAGTYCIVASGRGPRDSELDIVIDSVKQIKEKHKGMTVCACLGILKPGQATRLKEAGVDRYNHNLNTSAEHHESITTSHTYDDRVNTVGLAKEAGISPCSGVIVGMRETKQDIISMARSLNELDADSIPVNFLHAVDGTPLEGTSELEPRYCLKVLCLFRYINPSKEIRISGGREVNLRSLQPLGLYAANSIFIGDYLTTAGQENDQDQKMLEDMGFEVDLEPLNKEPITI